The following proteins are co-located in the Maridesulfovibrio sp. genome:
- a CDS encoding efflux RND transporter periplasmic adaptor subunit yields the protein MRIKTKLIGKAAVYLLFMQIALISHMLPDAYASSAETFKAGQASRIVTLIGFTRPRVAMTLVSEESAVCIKVYSDVGDTIGESGRFAELDPTFIKLEIAQLQADLNRLNSDLTYYDKEAKRYIKLVKKNTAAQSELDLHIRNFESAEALLRSTQLKLNVNREHLRRYTLRGPAGWRVIKRYIEPGEWVNKGEKVAELGNFKTLLVPYALTIPELKKIRKSDNITLKLSDLNIEVPAKLERISPDFDPETRKVEVDFEISKGSFEFRGGLRTELDIKMPDPGGAVVVPKSALLKAYDDTFIVRPDGVRVKVLVLGDTEDGKARVSSRAVKAGEEFLTKP from the coding sequence ATGAGAATTAAAACAAAGTTGATTGGTAAGGCAGCTGTTTATCTGCTGTTCATGCAGATTGCTTTGATAAGTCATATGTTACCGGACGCATATGCTTCAAGTGCCGAAACTTTTAAAGCAGGACAGGCTTCAAGAATAGTCACCTTGATCGGCTTTACCAGACCGAGAGTGGCAATGACGCTGGTCAGCGAAGAGTCAGCTGTATGCATCAAGGTTTACTCTGATGTAGGAGACACCATCGGTGAGAGCGGGCGTTTTGCAGAACTGGACCCCACTTTCATTAAGCTGGAGATTGCCCAGTTGCAGGCTGATCTTAATCGTTTGAATTCTGATCTGACCTACTATGACAAAGAAGCCAAACGCTACATAAAGCTGGTTAAGAAAAATACCGCCGCCCAGTCTGAACTGGATCTGCATATCCGCAATTTCGAATCAGCGGAAGCCTTGTTGCGCTCTACCCAGCTTAAGCTGAATGTGAATCGCGAGCACCTGCGCCGTTACACCCTGCGTGGACCTGCAGGGTGGCGGGTTATCAAGCGTTACATCGAGCCTGGAGAATGGGTCAACAAAGGTGAGAAAGTCGCCGAACTCGGTAATTTTAAAACTTTGCTTGTTCCATATGCCTTAACCATCCCCGAACTCAAAAAAATCCGTAAATCAGATAATATCACCCTCAAATTGTCCGACCTCAATATTGAAGTTCCTGCCAAACTTGAACGCATTTCACCCGATTTTGATCCTGAAACCCGTAAGGTTGAAGTCGATTTTGAGATCAGCAAGGGCAGCTTTGAATTCCGTGGCGGTTTAAGGACCGAGCTGGACATTAAAATGCCTGATCCCGGTGGTGCGGTAGTAGTTCCCAAGTCCGCACTGCTCAAAGCGTATGATGATACTTTCATCGTTCGTCCTGATGGCGTGAGGGTAAAAGTGCTCGTGCTCGGCGATACTGAAGACGGAAAAGCTCGCGTATCTTCAAGGGCAGTAAAAGCAGGCGAAGAGTTTTTAACTAAACCATAA
- a CDS encoding TetR/AcrR family transcriptional regulator, with product MKQKILDAARELFVKDGFDNVSMRKIAAKIDYSPAALYRYFKNKEELLLSLKQEGMEKFGRMQIHLPEIEDPFQRLREGGRIYLDFACAEPEYYELLFNRRAPSFADHEKWIGKPHRNFMNFKETVRQCIETGVLGDVSVDIAVASLWASVHGLACLVSTGRLQNSMPEIDMGTVFDQVLDFITIPQKERARQGLKNEN from the coding sequence ATGAAACAGAAAATCCTTGATGCAGCAAGGGAACTGTTCGTTAAGGATGGTTTTGATAATGTTTCCATGCGCAAGATTGCGGCTAAAATTGATTACAGTCCGGCTGCTCTTTATCGATATTTCAAGAACAAGGAAGAACTTCTTTTATCCCTCAAACAGGAAGGGATGGAGAAGTTCGGGCGGATGCAAATTCATTTGCCGGAAATCGAAGATCCTTTTCAGCGGTTGCGGGAGGGTGGGAGAATCTACCTTGATTTTGCCTGTGCTGAACCGGAATATTATGAGTTGCTTTTCAATAGAAGAGCGCCTTCTTTTGCTGATCATGAAAAATGGATTGGAAAACCGCACCGTAATTTTATGAATTTCAAGGAAACAGTCCGCCAATGCATTGAAACCGGTGTTCTTGGGGATGTCTCGGTTGATATAGCTGTGGCTTCATTATGGGCATCTGTCCATGGTCTGGCCTGTCTTGTTTCAACCGGAAGGCTGCAGAATAGCATGCCCGAAATTGATATGGGCACTGTTTTCGATCAGGTCCTCGATTTTATTACTATTCCGCAAAAAGAGCGGGCCAGACAGGGGTTGAAAAATGAGAATTAA
- a CDS encoding efflux RND transporter permease subunit, which produces MKNLMRFTLKQTVFINIIFILLMIVGVFSMADLPVERYPNVHMGKVVISGFLPGASPSDVEALVTKKIEDALDDLENVEYIRSRSFRERSSIMVKFHDDTDYARGYDELRFRVLSIQNDLPREMDPPTFTEINVSEWLPVIRVCLVGDRSNRALSMMADEMKVKLRKIPGVNEVEVEGEYTREFHVNLDPHKLVRFKLTFDDVARSLADANISIPAGDFSAAGGEYVIVVDERFRTREEIADTIVRMDGDGSFVTVGDVLSDARVSYRDPQVITSINGRSAVTLKVVKSLDGNAVTIAEEVEKIADSFKGSLENEGVELVLTSDQRLHIEDAINTLGMNLLVGIVLVFVVIYLVMGFRNAMLTTVGVPFAFLVTMIIMKLTGNSLNQITLFSFVLVSGIIVDDAIVVVENIFRHVQEGKSLKDAVVDGTSEVFLPVISATATTVAAFLPMLIMSGSTGEFFAQVPKAVTFALVASLLECLLILPPHFLDWPGAKGLIKNREKHTREPAFMRPLRRWTDKLLSVVARFRFISLAVVFGAFVSALFILGVSVSGKLPLIKIKFFPDDYSLYYIELEGPVATPIEVTSDKLKRISVFVQKMGPGMAKSATAFAGFYLNEDYEMVHGSNLGNIVVELPAKDKQAFVDAPENDPGAHLEFMRKELEKYAEAGWTFRIRPEKDGPPAGKDINIRILGADHASVKGLTAVIMKFIKDNDKLGPHLVNLGTDDGTPNRIFRFKPINERVAEYGLTPKQVASLSGSVLDGRFVGEFRLSDEDVDLRLKIDPRYLTTPEDALSVPVLEHNESPVRIGDICDVSIYMEPGQFNRFMSQRAVTITANIKSGSRLSSPAAVNMVSKFYDSVRTEYPGATVNFSGEYESTRKSYTSLVYAFLTAILIIYLILATQFQSYAQPVIILSAVVFSLTGVILGTFFSQTIFTVNSFIATVGVTGVVVNDSLVLLDFMNKLYKSGMDRKVAMREGVRIRLRPILLTTLTTTLGLLPMAVGFPSYSLVWGAMASTFVTGLCTATFLTLFIIPIEWDLLMGFMEWREKRKMQRAK; this is translated from the coding sequence ATGAAAAATTTAATGCGTTTTACTCTTAAGCAGACTGTTTTCATCAATATTATTTTCATCCTGTTGATGATTGTTGGAGTCTTTAGCATGGCAGACCTGCCTGTTGAGCGTTATCCAAACGTTCATATGGGCAAGGTCGTCATCTCCGGTTTTCTGCCCGGTGCCTCTCCGTCTGATGTGGAAGCACTAGTGACCAAGAAGATTGAGGATGCGCTGGATGACCTTGAGAACGTGGAATATATCCGCTCCCGTTCATTTCGGGAACGTTCCAGCATAATGGTCAAATTTCATGATGATACTGACTACGCCAGAGGATACGATGAACTGCGCTTCCGGGTACTTTCCATCCAGAACGACCTGCCGCGTGAAATGGACCCGCCCACGTTTACGGAAATAAATGTCAGTGAATGGCTTCCGGTAATCAGGGTCTGTCTTGTTGGGGATCGCTCCAACCGAGCCTTGTCCATGATGGCTGACGAAATGAAAGTTAAGCTGCGCAAGATTCCGGGCGTGAATGAAGTAGAGGTTGAAGGGGAATATACCCGCGAATTTCATGTAAATCTTGATCCTCATAAACTGGTTCGTTTTAAGCTTACCTTTGATGATGTTGCCCGGTCTTTGGCCGATGCCAATATTTCCATTCCTGCCGGGGATTTTTCCGCTGCCGGTGGTGAGTATGTAATCGTTGTGGATGAGCGTTTCCGTACCCGCGAGGAAATTGCTGACACCATCGTGCGTATGGACGGTGACGGATCGTTCGTTACAGTGGGGGATGTGCTTAGTGATGCACGGGTTTCCTACCGTGATCCGCAGGTGATCACTTCGATTAACGGCCGTAGCGCAGTTACGCTCAAGGTGGTGAAATCCTTGGATGGTAATGCTGTGACTATTGCTGAGGAAGTTGAGAAAATCGCTGATTCATTCAAGGGTTCTCTGGAAAATGAAGGAGTGGAGCTTGTCCTGACCAGTGACCAGCGGCTGCACATTGAGGATGCCATCAATACTCTGGGCATGAACCTGTTGGTGGGGATTGTACTTGTCTTTGTGGTTATCTATCTGGTCATGGGTTTCAGGAATGCCATGTTGACAACTGTCGGCGTTCCTTTCGCCTTTCTGGTGACCATGATCATAATGAAACTGACCGGAAACTCACTGAACCAGATTACGCTTTTTTCCTTTGTTCTTGTCAGCGGAATCATCGTTGATGATGCAATTGTAGTGGTGGAGAATATCTTCCGGCATGTGCAGGAGGGTAAATCTCTTAAAGATGCGGTAGTAGACGGTACTTCCGAGGTTTTCCTGCCTGTTATTTCAGCCACAGCCACCACGGTAGCCGCTTTTCTGCCCATGTTGATCATGAGCGGATCTACCGGTGAATTTTTTGCGCAGGTACCAAAGGCGGTAACTTTTGCGCTTGTCGCTTCCTTGCTTGAGTGTCTGTTGATCCTGCCCCCGCACTTCCTTGATTGGCCCGGTGCCAAGGGGCTGATAAAGAACCGGGAAAAACATACCCGTGAACCGGCTTTTATGCGTCCTTTACGCAGATGGACTGATAAACTTCTTTCGGTTGTGGCCCGGTTCAGGTTTATTTCCTTGGCTGTTGTTTTCGGGGCTTTTGTCTCGGCTTTGTTCATTCTTGGCGTTTCTGTGTCAGGGAAACTTCCGCTGATTAAAATTAAATTTTTTCCGGATGATTACTCGCTTTACTATATTGAGTTGGAAGGTCCGGTGGCTACGCCCATTGAGGTCACTTCCGACAAGCTGAAACGTATTTCGGTATTTGTGCAAAAGATGGGTCCGGGTATGGCCAAGTCGGCAACTGCCTTTGCCGGGTTTTATCTGAATGAGGACTATGAAATGGTCCACGGATCCAACTTAGGTAATATTGTGGTGGAGCTTCCGGCCAAGGATAAGCAGGCATTTGTTGATGCTCCGGAAAATGACCCCGGTGCGCATTTGGAATTTATGCGTAAGGAGCTTGAAAAGTACGCCGAAGCGGGGTGGACATTCCGGATCCGTCCTGAAAAAGACGGGCCGCCCGCAGGCAAGGATATCAATATCAGGATTCTAGGAGCTGACCATGCATCAGTGAAGGGACTGACTGCGGTGATCATGAAATTTATCAAGGATAACGATAAGCTTGGTCCGCATCTGGTCAACCTCGGAACTGATGATGGAACGCCCAACCGTATTTTCCGCTTTAAACCCATAAATGAACGGGTGGCTGAATATGGACTGACCCCGAAACAGGTTGCCAGCCTTTCCGGTTCAGTGCTTGATGGGCGTTTTGTAGGTGAATTCAGGCTTTCAGATGAGGATGTTGACCTGCGTTTGAAGATTGACCCTCGATACCTGACGACTCCTGAAGATGCCCTTTCCGTGCCGGTGCTGGAGCATAATGAAAGTCCGGTGCGCATCGGTGATATCTGTGATGTGTCCATTTATATGGAACCGGGGCAGTTCAACCGTTTCATGAGCCAGCGCGCTGTGACCATCACCGCCAATATCAAGTCGGGATCACGGCTTTCATCCCCTGCGGCAGTTAATATGGTCAGCAAGTTCTATGACTCTGTGCGTACCGAGTATCCCGGAGCTACAGTGAACTTCTCAGGCGAATATGAGTCCACACGCAAGTCTTACACTTCGCTGGTTTACGCCTTCCTGACCGCCATCCTGATCATTTACCTGATTCTGGCTACTCAGTTTCAGTCTTACGCTCAACCTGTGATTATCCTGTCAGCTGTGGTCTTTTCACTCACTGGTGTAATTTTGGGAACTTTTTTTTCCCAGACCATTTTTACGGTGAACAGTTTTATCGCCACTGTGGGGGTAACCGGGGTTGTGGTCAACGACTCGCTGGTTTTGCTGGATTTTATGAAC